A portion of the Archocentrus centrarchus isolate MPI-CPG fArcCen1 chromosome 19, fArcCen1, whole genome shotgun sequence genome contains these proteins:
- the LOC115798583 gene encoding methionine-R-sulfoxide reductase B1-A isoform X2, which yields MSFCQFLAGEIYKDHFKPGLYVCSKCNHPLFSSRSKFAHSSPWPAFTETIREDSVTKMMETLTAYKVLCGKCGNGLGHEFVNDGPEEGLSRFUIFSHSLKFVPSKGKDKH from the exons ATGTCTTTCTGTCAGTTTTTGGCGGGTGAGATCTACAAGGATCATTTTAAACCAG GATTATATGTGTGCTCCAAGTGTAACCATCCGCTGTTCTCCAGTCGGTCCAAATTCGCTCACTCGTCTCCCTGGCCGGCTTTCACAGAGACCATCAGAGAGGACAGTGTAACCAAGATGATGGAGACCCTCACTGCCTACAAG GTTCTATGTGGCAAGTGCGGCAACGGGCTAGGCCATGAGTTTGTAAATGATGGCCCAGAGGAGGGGCTCTCACGTTTTTGAATATTCAGCCACTCGCTCAAGTTTGTCCCCAGCAAAG GTAAGGACAAGCACTAG
- the neurl2 gene encoding neuralized-like protein 2 codes for MEPVSDQFMQFHPIHGTNVQLDHSGTQATRVESFANGVCFSRYPLKPGEIFLIEIEEKELGWCGHLRVGLTARDPRSLEAVPEYSIPNLTDLGDSWIFAITRNHNKIIEDAGVIEPRQGELAGGRRLGRGEEDVAGDQGDEGAVNNMKPKAFFTDTHLYIENVRIPRDKLVGRSRPGRYSHILDDLYKTNALPPTARRSRIGVLYAPKGEGLADMHIVINGEDMGASAKGISTVRPIYAVVDVFAATKCVRIVQVEYGFSSLQTLCRKAIQKHIVHRMAIDWLELPEALKHYCKYE; via the exons ATGGAGCCTGTTTCTGACCAGTTCATGCAGTTCCACCCCATCCATGGTACCAATGTTCAACTGGACCACTCAGGAACCCAGGCCACTAGAGTAGAGAGCTTTGCCAATGGAGTTTGTTTTAGCAGATACCCCCTGAAGCCTGGAGAGATTTTTCTCATAGAGATCGAGGAAAAGGAGCTGGGCTGGTGTGGCCACCTCCGCGTCGGCCTGACCGCCAGGGACCCCAGGAGCTTAGAGGCTGTACCTGAATACTCCATTCCAAACTTGACAGATTTAGGGGACAGCTGGATATTTGCCATCACGCGCAACCATAACAAGATCATAGAGGATGCTGGGGTCATAGAGCCCAGACAGGGAGAACTGGCTGGGGGGCGGAGGCTTGGGCGAGGGGAGGAAGATGTGGCTGGAGATCAGGGAGATGAAGGCGCAGTTAATAACATGAAACCAAAGGCTTTCTTCACAGACACCCACTTGTACATTGAGAATGTTCGAATCCCCAGAGATAAGCTGGTTGGTCGGAGCCGGCCGGGACGCTACAGTCACATTTTGGATGACTTATATAAAACCAACGCCCTGCCTCCCACAGCCAGACGCAGCAGGATAGGAGTACTGTATGCGCCTAAAGGGGAAGGCCTGGCTGATATGCATATAGTTATCAATGGAGAGGACATGGGAGCTTCTGCGAAGGGAATCTCCACTGTCAGGCCTATCTATGCTGTGGTGGACGTATTTGCTGCTACCAAGTGTGTTCGGATTGTCCAGGTGGAGTACGGAT TCTCGTCCTTGCAGACACTGTGCAGGAAGGCCATCCAGAAACACATTGTCCACCGGATGGCTATTGACTGGCTCGAGCTGCCAGAGGCACTCAAACACTATTGCAAGTATGAATGA
- the LOC115798583 gene encoding methionine-R-sulfoxide reductase B1-A isoform X1 has translation MSFCQFLAGEIYKDHFKPGLYVCSKCNHPLFSSRSKFAHSSPWPAFTETIREDSVTKMMETLTAYKVLCGKCGNGLGHEFVNDGPEEGLSRFUIFSHSLKFVPSKGQALESK, from the exons ATGTCTTTCTGTCAGTTTTTGGCGGGTGAGATCTACAAGGATCATTTTAAACCAG GATTATATGTGTGCTCCAAGTGTAACCATCCGCTGTTCTCCAGTCGGTCCAAATTCGCTCACTCGTCTCCCTGGCCGGCTTTCACAGAGACCATCAGAGAGGACAGTGTAACCAAGATGATGGAGACCCTCACTGCCTACAAG GTTCTATGTGGCAAGTGCGGCAACGGGCTAGGCCATGAGTTTGTAAATGATGGCCCAGAGGAGGGGCTCTCACGTTTTTGAATATTCAGCCACTCGCTCAAGTTTGTCCCCAGCAAAG GACAAGCACTAGAGAGCAAATGA